In Parafrankia discariae, the following proteins share a genomic window:
- a CDS encoding alpha-ketoacid dehydrogenase subunit beta: MTMREALNLALDQALERDERVFLIGEDIADPGASGPTAGLSSRYGTERVLDTPISEAAIVGAAIGAAMEGFRPVAEIMIMDFIGIAADQIVNHAAKMRFMTGGRTTAPITVRTQVYGGLGTGATHSQSLEAWFMHIPGLKVIVPSTPRDGKGLLTSAIFDDDPCVFLETIRLQGQRGMVPVDPGFAIPLGQADVKRPGTDVTLISYGRGVVESLGAAEALAGEEISAEVLDLRTLVPLDTAAILESVHRTTRAVVVHDAVQFAGPGAEIAAIIQNELFDRLAAPVERVGARFVPNPAPPALESQIYPNSAKIIAAVHRTLRWKTTREGARG, encoded by the coding sequence ATGACGATGCGCGAGGCGTTGAACCTCGCCCTGGACCAGGCGCTGGAGCGTGACGAGCGCGTCTTCCTGATCGGTGAGGACATCGCCGACCCGGGGGCGTCGGGTCCGACCGCCGGCCTGTCGAGCAGGTACGGCACCGAGCGGGTGCTGGACACCCCGATCTCCGAGGCGGCGATCGTGGGCGCGGCCATCGGAGCCGCGATGGAGGGCTTCCGCCCGGTCGCCGAGATCATGATCATGGATTTCATCGGGATCGCCGCCGACCAGATCGTCAACCACGCGGCGAAGATGCGGTTCATGACCGGGGGGCGGACCACCGCGCCCATCACCGTGCGCACCCAGGTCTACGGCGGGCTCGGTACCGGCGCCACGCACTCGCAGTCGCTGGAGGCGTGGTTCATGCACATCCCGGGACTGAAGGTCATCGTTCCCTCGACGCCGCGCGACGGCAAGGGCCTCCTCACCTCCGCGATCTTCGACGACGACCCGTGCGTCTTCCTGGAGACGATCCGCCTGCAGGGCCAGCGCGGAATGGTGCCGGTCGACCCCGGGTTCGCCATCCCGCTCGGCCAGGCGGACGTGAAGCGCCCCGGCACCGACGTCACCCTGATCAGCTACGGCCGCGGGGTCGTCGAGTCACTCGGCGCGGCGGAGGCGCTCGCGGGCGAGGAGATCAGCGCCGAGGTACTCGATCTGCGCACCCTCGTCCCGCTCGACACGGCGGCGATCCTCGAGTCGGTGCACCGGACGACGCGGGCGGTGGTGGTGCACGACGCGGTGCAGTTCGCCGGACCGGGAGCGGAGATCGCCGCGATCATCCAGAACGAGCTGTTCGACCGCCTCGCGGCACCGGTGGAGCGGGTGGGTGCCCGTTTCGTACCCAACCCGGCACCGCCGGCGCTGGAGTCACAGATCTACCCGAACTCCGCGAAGATCATCGCGGCGGTCCACCGGACGCTGCGCTGGAAAACCACCAGGGAAGGCGCACGTGGCTGA
- a CDS encoding lipoyl domain-containing protein, with product MADFTIRIPRVSVAISEAELIELLVAEGARVEEGDPLFIIATDKAETEVEAGASGTVHWSGAVETVYEIGAEIGTIRALG from the coding sequence GTGGCTGACTTCACGATCCGTATTCCACGGGTATCGGTCGCGATCTCGGAGGCTGAGCTGATCGAGCTTCTCGTGGCGGAGGGGGCGCGGGTCGAGGAGGGTGACCCGCTGTTCATCATCGCGACGGACAAGGCTGAGACCGAGGTGGAAGCCGGCGCGTCCGGAACCGTGCACTGGAGCGGCGCGGTGGAGACCGTCTACGAGATCGGTGCCGAGATCGGGACGATCAGAGCCCTCGGCTGA